GCCTTGCAATTGCTCCACTCATCAAGCGTGTCATTGTGCCACGAACCAGCCACGGTGATTGACCTGTTTTGCATTCTTTGAGAATATTATAAGAATTTGGTATATGCTTGAGTGTTGAGTGCCTTCAAAAGctccacatatatatagattgtTAGGAACTGACACTTTCTTGTGAGTTTCTTTTGCTTGCTAACGATGTCAGGTACAAGTTCCGACGAACCAACACTGGAGAATCTAGCGCATAAACTGAAGGGTATGGAAAATTGGTATGAAGAGTTGATGCGTAATAGTAAATCATACAAGGAAAGCACAGATAAACATTTAAAAACCTTAAGTGAAAGCCTGGTGAAAGTAGTGGATCAAATTGAGAAAATGAATCAATCACATAAACAATTAACTGAAAACATTCAGAATATGATTATTGAACATGAAAATATTGTGCGACGCATTGGTTTACTTGAGGCTGCAGGTGAAGAAGGTGCAGGTGCCACTGCTCATCGACACCAAAGATATGACGATGAAGACGAAGAGCAATCTGTTGCTGATGATGTGGAGGAAGACGAGAGTGTTGGAAATAGAAGACAACGTCGAGTTAGGGACAAAGATGATCCTTTATCTAAGGTAAAATTTACTATGCCTTCTTTTGATGGTAAGTTTGAGCCTTCTGTTTATCTAGATTGGGAGTTAGCTGTTGAGCAAAAATTCTCTTGCTATGATTTTCCTGATAATAAGAAAGTTAAAGCTGCCAGTAGTGAATTTACCTCCTTTGCATCTCTATGGTGGAATAATATATGTGGTAGAGGACTTAGACCTAGAACATGGGATGATATGAAACGTACAATGAGGTctagatttgttccttcttaCTATGCTCGTGACATGTTAAATAAACTGCAACTTTTAAGACAATGTTCCAATTCTGTAGAAACATACTATCAAGAGATGATGATTGCTTTGTCACGATGTGATTTGCAAGAAACTGAGGATGCTAGAATTTCTAGGTTCTATGGAAGTCTTAATAGAGAGATTCGGGATATTCTTGAATATAAAGAATACAATACCATGAATAGATTATTCCATTTTGCATGCAAAGCTGAAAGAGAAGTGCAGGGACGCAACAAGCATAGAAGTTCTTTTGCAGGTGCTACTTCCACACGACAGTCAACACCACGTCAAGCTACTACTGCCGTTCGTTCACCTACTTCTACGCCATCCAATGCtcaagaaaaaagcaaaaacgCTTCAGTTCAGACTCCAGCCAAGAGTGCAACTTCAGTAGCTTCCACTGGACGTACCCGTGATATTACATGTCATAAGTGCCATGGCATTGGACACATTGCACGTGACTGTCCAAATCGGCGAGCTCTATTTGTGAATGATGATGGTGAGTATACTTCTACTAGTGATTGTGATGATGAATATGCTTTAGCTGCCACTGACCACGCAGGAGGACAAGATAATGATGACATCGAGGAAGTCCATTTGCATCCAGAGTCGCTAGATCAGTATCCTAGCCTAATTGTCAAGCTAGCACTTAGTGCTAAAGAGAAGTGTGAAGAGCAAAACCAATGTCACAATTTGTTCCAAAGCAAAGTTCTTGTGAAAGACCATACCGTCAAAATGATTATTGATAGCGGGAGTTGCAACAATTTAGCAAGTGAAGAGATGGTCAAGAAGCTTGGCTTGACTACCCatccacctccacgaattagcacttaaccctagctttattttcctctataaataactttgtacatcctcaaaaacaattgggttttgtttagttgaattttgccaagtgccattcaccttgtctctagtccttgctcgattagtcggcgactatagattcagagcccccaatagttagtgtgttgatttgccgggtcgattagatctaccacttcaatcgcaactattcctttgtgcttaattccctattcgcaatatttagattgcatcttatcttgttcttgcagtgttctctcgtttgcattgtagggatcatcaaccgcgcgtcacggttggtacgacatcgtttgtggtgtagcgattgcacggcgtcctggatttgttctggttggtagccacatcgcaaacgtcgcactcgatcaaagcgagagttatccccctcaccagaagatcgtgccacgagagagagcgtcatcacCTGTACGCACACAAGTtgcctgattttttttcctagtggACACACTCGTGTGTAAAAAGGATATGCTTtgctagctacttcctccgtcccaaaatataactattttttatttcgaCATAGTTTTCGATATGCTATTTTGATTAATAATATCtaaaaagagttgtatattatgatagttcgtttaatgataaatctagtaacatcaattttaaatgatgtatttttttattattttattaatagttaaagttaaaaatgttagaCTAgtctataaatatttttattttgggacggaggtaatcCCAGACATATGCTTTTTTCTAGATAATGTGACATGGATATGTAGGCCAGAAAATTAAACATCAAGTTGCTAAAGAAAGTATGAGGAAGGTAACGTAAGTATGTGTGCCAAGACTAAAGAAGTGTGGATCCATGCATATATGGCTAGTTTGCTACAATTAATTGACCACTTATAATTAACTTTAGTTACATTAGTAGGAGTAGTTAGGATTAAAAAAACTAGAGTAAAATACAGTAGCGGCCCTTAAACTTGAGGGCGGATGTCATCCAGGTCCATTAACTTGCAAATCGTGTAATTAGACCACTAAACTTGCTAAATGTACCATCGCCGGTCCAAAATGCCATTTGACCGCGGTCGCGccgacgtggcatgccacgtgcaCAGCTGAGCTGGACCACACCGTGCGTGACACACCGCCCACGCCTTGTCGTTTTTCATCCAGGCCCCTCTCTTTTTCTCATTTGGTTTCCACCACTGCTTCTTCTTCCCTGAAGCGCCCAAAATCTAAGCGCCGACTAGGGTTGCGATTGAGGGCAAGTttcggcggcggagcaggttgCGGCAGGTTCGTCGGCGGAGCAGGTCTCGGCAGGGTTCGGCGACGGAGTATGTCGTGGCAGGGTTCTTTGGCGGAGCAGGTCTCGGCGGGCttcggcggcggagcggctggGTTGAAGGCGATGGCAGGCTCGAGCTCCAGTTGGAGCACAACACGGTGGGCGACAGAAATATCCAGGCAAGGTAAAACCTTTCCATCTCCCATTCGGTACCTGGAGAGTACTTTGTTGAAGTCAGTTGGTTTATTCATTTTGAATGTGCAGAATGGTGGATGCAAATTACGGCAGTGGTATGAACCAGGGACAACGTCGTATTTGAAGCAGGTTTTGAATGATTTAGTCAGCACTGTTCGTGAAGTGAAGACAGAGAACTCTGAAATTAGAGCATCCCTTGCCAACTCAAGAGCTATGATTGATGGACTTGTCACTGAACGCAATGTCTATGAAGCAAAGAGCAGGGGACAAAAAGAGGAATGTGGCTCAGTTACTAAAATGGCCTATAGAATCAAGATGTTAGAAGAGAGTAGAAGATCTATGTTGTCAGTTATTGTTGGTTTTGTAGTAGTCATATTTGCACTATTGCTTCTTAGGTAGATACCAAAGTTTGATGGATATGGATGTATTGGTGCTGGTGTGTTTTGTGTCAGCTGAAATAAGGCACTTGAGTGACCTTTTGTGTATGCTGAATCTGAACCATGTATGGAAAATGTATGCTAAATGCTATTATGTGAAGCTGAAATCTGAGATTTTGTTCTGAAAATCgacatctctaatttttttcAGCAGACAACTGTTATTTTGTTCTAGCATATGAAATGTCCTGTAAAACTGTCATATGGAAATAGCAAACATGCATCATGCATTACAGGCAGTAATTTCGCATATTCATCACAATACCAAATTTCTGGCATTTAGTAGTATTTCCAGTACTACATTTAGTGAACACATGTCTGGCATCACAAAAATCCCATGTTCTATCACAAAATAGCCACAAGTTTGGCAGCACAAAATCAAGCAAGCATGCCCATGAAATCCATACAAGGTTGAAATTTTTGCATAACAAAGTACTACTAACACTAAAGGACCATCAAACATATGGTCTAACACATATCACTTGTTTGTAGCAGTAGCTTTCTTCCTGGGAGCTCTGTTCTTTGAAGTAGTAGCAGCAACTCCTGAAACTCCTTCAGTTGTACACTTCCTTTTGTTGGCCCTAGATTTTCCCTCTTTTGTTGCTGTGGTCATAGGGGTAGATACTACAGCTGGCTGGTTTGAAAGAATGTACTGGTTATCTGGGAGAGGACCATGTGTAGTTTCCATTTGACTCACTTGTGATGATTCCTCAAACATCTGTGCAACCATAGGATTAGGAACTTGTGATAGTAATTGGTCATATGCAGACTGAGATTGGGTCAGCACCTACAAGTTTACAAAGGTAATTAAGATAGAGTTATAATTAATAGGGTACTGATAATAGAGTGATAAGATAGAGTATTGTTTCATTACCTCTACTGGTTCTTGCTCAGATTCATGCAACTCTTCTGTAGAACTTGCAGCTGGGGTCCTACTTGTCTTCAGTTTGGGTTTGAGTCCAGCCTTTCTCAGTGGGCACCCTTTCTTGTTATGTCCAGGCTCTTTGCAGTAAGAGCAGTGCATCTCCACACCATGCTTGGACATTTTAGGCCCATTTTTTCCCTGTACCTCATGTGGTGCTTTCCTCCTAGACTTATGTGGTCTGCCAACCTTTTTCTCATATATTGGAGGCTTCACTTCTGGCCCATTCACCTGAGCCCACTTAGTCATATCATTGCAGGGCCAAATGTTAAATGCATATGCTCTGGAGAATGCTTCTAAACTATAGCAGGGTGGAAGAACTGACTCGGCACTAATTCTCTCACTCCTTAAGCATGAGATAGCATGGTTACAAGGGATGCCTGTTAGATCCCATCTCCTGCAGTCAAAATGTTTAGCACTAAGGTCAACAATGTACTTGAAATTCCTATCTTCCACCTGAAAAATCCCTTTCCCGGCTGGCAAAACATAACATGTGTTTGCCATATCTGCATTTTTCAGTACTTTCTTCCTGATCTTGGGGCATATAGGCCCATGCCATTGCTCTGCCACTTCTTTCTGCTTACTGTAATGCCTACTCATTACTTGGCTTTTGATCTTTTCAAACATACTCAGGATTGGCAATTCCCTAGCTTCTAAGATGTACTTGTTGAATACTTCACAATTATTGTTCAACAAGATATCACACTTAGGGAATTCACTGAAATAAGCTCTGACCCAAGTTTTAGGAGGCATCTTTTGAAGCCACTCATATGCATCCTGATTAAGAGATTTCATTTCTTCCATGTTGGCATTCCACTCAACCTCTGAACTTGATCTAGCACATGCCCATAACTGGTTTTTCAGATTCTCACCTTTGAAATGTACCTGAAAATTGGAGTACAGATGTCTAACACAAAATCTATGTTCTGAATCAGGGAAAATCTGTTGGACAGCTGGTATAAGACCCTGTATCATGTAAAAACAAACATGGAATTTGAAATATGTCAGATTATAAGAACAAAACTTATAAGACAAAAATAAAGAACAAGTATACCTTTTGCTTATCAGTCATTATTGTCCATGGGTAGGTATTGTCAATGCCCAGGTCTTCCTTTAGGGTATATAGAAACCATGTCCAAGACCTCAATGACTCTTTCTCAACCACAGCTATTGCAATTGGATATATGCAATCATTAGGGTCAATGCCTACTGCTGTTAGGATTTGTCCACCAAATTTAGTCTTGATGTGGCAACCATCCAAACATATCAAAGGCCTACATCCACTCAGAAACCCTCTCTTACATGCATCAAAGGACATGTAATATGTGCTGAAACAACTGTCTACCAGGTTCAAAAAGAAGCAACTGCCTGGATTAGACCTTCTTAGCTCAGCCCCATAGTTCCACAACTAATTATATTGTTGAATCTCATCACCATATATGGCCTTGAAGGCCAATCTCCTTGCCCTGGCTAGCTTGCTTCTAGATGGAGTCAGATTCCATTCTAATTGGACTAACTTTGCAAACCCTCCAAGTGTCATCTTATCATTTGCTCTAAAAGTTTCAATGTACTTCTCAGATAGCCATTTAGCAGTACACCTTTTCAGCACCCATTCCTTCTGACATTTATGCTCCCCAAGATATGTCTTCACCATCATTGACTTGGACCTGCTATCAAATGATGCATATAAGTTCCATGGGCAACCCTCAACACAGTGGGCCCTAAGTCTTTTTTGCTCATTCCTAGGTATCTTGATGTCCACTCTAGCCTTCAAACTGTACTCTGTTATGGCCTTTCTAAGTACTTCTACTGAAGGAAACACCATGCCAACCTTAAAAACTGGGTTCTTAACATCCTCTGCCATGAAAGCCTTGAACTTTAATCTCACTTCACCTTCATCATCTGAATCTGGGAGCTGCAAATCTTCATCATCAGTGGAAACTTCCTCCCCATCAGAATTTCTAACTACTATTTCTTTCCTCTTCAACTGACTGCCCTTAGCTTTCTTCCAAGACTTTGCCTTGCAGTCAGATAAGTCTTCAACACCCATATCAACATTGTCAACATACAAGTCATCATCTGCATCTGATATATCATAGTCACTGTCCACAAAATCTGTGTCATCTTCTAAGCTACCATCACTGTCACTGTCATCTTGTTTGTTTGGCACCTTCCTATCAGCAGTTGGCATCTTCCTAGGACTAAGCACCCTAGGCAATTCACTAATAGGATTAGCTACTACATCATCCCAATCTACACCTGCAATTGTGTCACCCTGATCAAAGTAGATAATAAAATTCTTAACCTTGTGCACAACTGATTTCATCACTTCAAAGTCAGCCCTAGTAGATATAACCCTAAGGCCATCTTCAAGAGTCCTTCCAGGGAGCAACCAATAAGCCTTAAAATCTGGAGTCATATCATACCCAAGCATAGCTAAAAATTCATCCAAACAAACAATATCCCATGTTCCTGCTTCACAGTGGTCAATCCAATTTATTGTTTGATCTACATATGCCCTgttgctactttgaccaacaaaaAAACCACCATGGTGTACCTCAGCGGTGAATTTACCATCATCAGGACCTGCATTGCAATCCTAATTAGCTGTATTACTCTCATGTTCTAGCCTACTCGAGAACAATGTCAGGATAATCATCCTACAGGGAAAAATAACATCTTTTTTGCATAACAAACGCCTTATTCCTTTGTATCTATCTACCAACATCAATCAGTGCATGCTAACCCTGCAGATTAATGGACGAACGAAATTTTGAAGTTATACTCACTGTACAACGGAGGCCCTTCCCCTTCCAGGCGGAAAATCATGCCTCCTCCCCGCGATTATGGTCGGCGGGAGGCCGCAACAGCCAATCGATCTCGCCTCTTTGCGCTTCCGTTGGAACCCTATTTCTCCGGCGATCACCCCCCTCACGATCTCCGCTGCACTCTGCGCTAGGGCACTccggggaagacgaagcagcAGTGGATGAcgaaagaaaatgagaaaaacaGAGGGGcctcgatgaaaaaaaaacaagtgtggCCGGTGACACACACGGTGCGCGTGAGAAAAGGCACGGTGCGGGCCAGCTCAGCTGTGCACATGGCATGCCACGTCGGCGCGACCACGGTCAAATGACATTTTGGACCGGCGATGGTACATTTAGCAAGTTTAGTGGCCTAATTACACGATTTACAAGTTAATGGACCTAGATGATATCCGCCCGCAAGTTTAAGGGCCGCTACTGTATTTTACTCAAAAAACTATACTAGAGGTAAACGTGTGACAGTACAAGACCAGTCAAAGTCTTTCCAACGTCTCTCGCATGCTGTACGTACGTACTATAACACGTAGTAGTAGAACCGTACGTACGTCTTCGTGAGTTAGGTAATTAATATGCGGCTACACGAGAGGAAAAGGCCAAGGAAAATCATTGGAAAGTTCATTGCAACGTGCCAAATATTAATATTGCCTCTGTGCATGCTCAACGTTATATCTTGTGCCTCCAGCTGGGCATATATTATGGTATGATCCTTAATTTTAATCTTGAAAGAAACTACCTTTTTACCATTTCTTTAATTCTTtagataagaaaaagaaaaatattctcTAGAAACCATATCTGTCACGGTATCCACCTTGTCATCGGCTATGTCAGTGTTACTCGAAGCTTTATTTCTAATTAAGGGTATCTTTActctatgtgtgtgtgtatattgaTATTTCTCAACCAGGTTATGAATAGGGCCCACTATTGTTGTTGTAACTTTAAGTATTGCATTAGAGTTAGAAAAGGGATGAACCTAGCTTTGGGTTAAGCCCTCAACCGGTTCGTGGAGTGTTGTGGAAAAAAATGGTGACGGTTACCTCTGACGAACGTCCTCCGTCAAATGTGAGTAAAGTCATCAGCGACCACTAATCTCTGACTAGGACCAAAACACGTCAAAGGTGACGGTTTGAATACCGTCAGAGATGACCTGATTCGGCGTAGTGTGCATAGCTTTATATGAGCCTGTACTTAGGCCTTGAGCTATGGCCGAGGTAGCCCGGTTATGATCCATCATTGGTTGGGAGCCATCACAACTTTGAAAGACACATTTTCGGATAATGTGATATGGATACATATGCACACACACTAGAATACTAGATGATACCCCGTGCAGTGCAGACGGAATATTGGTGTGTGCAATGCAGTTGTAAAATTTCAATACGTACATACGAGAAAGATTATATATACACGCTGATATGAACTATAGAAGTGTCATCCAATGTGTTGTCAAGTGATGGTGTAACTTCTTTACAGTAATAACGTTCTACGCTAGCTAAGTAAATCACTGAATGCTAAGTTATTTACTAATTAGTGATGAATAGTAGCTACAAAATGGATTAAGCATAGGAATGATCCAATATATggctctctttttttaaaattatgtgGTTTAATGCATGTTGAGCTATTGGCTATAGGATATATAAATAAGCCAGAAAAATAAACATCAAGTTGCATTCACTACCTGCCCAGATGAAGAAAGTATGCAGCTGAGCTGTGTGCCAAAGACTATTAAAGTACAGTGTGAATACATGCATGGAAAGTTTGCGACAATTGACCACTTAATTATATTTAGTGGAAGTAATTAACATCTACTAGAAGCAACGTGACAGTGCAGGACCAAGTCTAAAGTGTCTTTCCAACCTCGATCTCTCGTAATCGAGCTTAGCTATAGCTCTCATGATTTAACTGCTATAAATACCTCAGCAAGCAACAAGTCTCAGCACAagacattaattaattagcttgaGAAACTCATCTGCTGGATCGAGCTTCTCTGTTAATTAATGGCGTCGAAAGCCTTTGCACTCGtgctgctggcggcggcgacgctggccATGGCggccagcacggcggcggcgcagagctcGCCGCAGGACTTCGTCGACGCCCACAACGacgcccgccgcggcgagggcgtCGGCCTCCCCGACGTGGTGTGGAACACGACGCTGCAGGCGTTCGCGGAGAGCTACGTGGCGGTGCTCGCCGCCACCTGCAGCCTCGACCACTCGAACAGCGTGCAGCTGGGCTACGGCGAGAACCTGTAcatgggcggcgccggcagcgcgtcgacggcggcggacgcggtcGGCTTGTGGATGGAGGAGAAGGCGGACTACGTGTACAGCAGCAACACGTGCACGAGGGGGGCGCTGCTCGACTGCGGCCACTACACGCAGGTGGTGTGGCGGAGCACGACGTCGATCggctgcgcgcgcgccgcctgcagcaacggcggcggtgtCATCATCAGCTGCAACTATTTCCCGCCCGGCAACTTCCCCGATCAGCGCCCTTACTAGTACACTATACTTACTACTACATGAATGTACGCATcagatatatatttatatgaataAATTAATCACGTTCATGTATGTATAACATATACAGTACCATATTCGTACTTACTATAATAAGTAAGGCAAATTTTTCTACGCGGCATCGCAGTTGTGTGGTTTTAGCCTAGGGACACCGAAAAACAAAGCTTTGGGGGAAAGACACTACATAACCATAGATATTTATCGATGAGCACCGTGCCGTCTAAATGAAACTTGCCATGCTGACGTGGCGGTTCAGGAGCCCTTTTTTAATGTGGTTGGACCGAAATGCCCTTGCGCCTTATCTCCCTTGAGGGAGTAGCCGGTCATGGTGAAGAACCCCTCGGTGGCGTAGATGATGGGGCAGTCCGGGCGCGTCGCGTCGGAGACGACGAACGTCTGCTGCAGGCTGGACAGCGCGTCCTTGACCTCCAGCGACACCCACGCGGCAGCCAGTCTTAcgacgcgcggccgccgccgcgcgccgccgtccactGACGACTTGCATGCCGCTCCCGTCCCCGACGTGCCGCCGTTGtcgcaccacgccgccgccaccggacgccaagcctgctgctgctgggcgcTGCTTCCGCTAGAGCCCTCCTCGGCAACGATCTccaagccggcggcggtggagatgggGAACGCCATCCACTTCTCCACCGCGTCCACTATCTCCTTCGAGCTGCTGGCCGCCATGGATGCCGACGAGATTGTCCTCGGCTATTATCAGCAAAGGTGTAACAATCTTGGCAGTGCAActgccactggtggagaaaccatctttcgtcggtcgggctaattccacaatagtcccggttgcaacaaaaaccgggactaaagatcatctttagtcccggttaaaaagggtaacgggcatatttgatctacaccaaccgggactaaagatcgtaactttagtcccggttcaaatgctgtaaGGGCCTGTCAGgtcccccgggatctttagtcccggttaataacaccaaccgggactaaagatcgtaactaaAGATCACagcgatctttagccccggttcataacaccaaccgggactaaagtctcACCCCTATATaaatgtcttcttcctccttcagcccgagcaagcttcaaaatttcttcaaaaaagaggggaggtcatgccaaaatttctagtaaatttattttggtgattatatacaaatcagaggtgcctaaaaggttagcaacttcatcctccaatgttttttttttcatattacatttggagctatgttttgcacacatTTTTGtgaccaaaattttgttgttatttgatgagagagaaaatttgt
The window above is part of the Oryza sativa Japonica Group chromosome 7, ASM3414082v1 genome. Proteins encoded here:
- the LOC136357278 gene encoding uncharacterized protein; the protein is MSRHYSKQKEVAEQWHGPICPKIRKKVLKNADMANTCYVLPAGKGIFQVEDRNFKYIVDLSAKHFDCRRWDLTGIPCNHAISCLRSERISAESVLPPCYSLEAFSRAYAFNIWPCNDMTKWAQVNGPEVKPPIYEKKVGRPHKSRRKAPHEVQGKNGPKMSKHGVEMHCSYCKEPGHNKKGCPLRKAGLKPKLKTSRTPAASSTEELHESEQEPVEVLTQSQSAYDQLLSQVPNPMVAQMFEESSQVSQMETTHGPLPDNQYILSNQPAVVSTPMTTATKEGKSRANKRKCTTEGVSGVAATTSKNRAPRKKATATNK
- the LOC136357279 gene encoding uncharacterized protein, whose amino-acid sequence is MTPDFKAYWLLPGRTLEDGLRVISTRADFEVMKSVVHKVKNFIIYFDQGDTIAGVDWDDVVANPISELPRVLSPRKMPTADRKVPNKQDDSDSDGSLEDDTDFVDSDYDISDADDDLYVDNVDMGVEDLSDCKAKSWKKAKGSQLKRKEIVVRNSDGEEVSTDDEDLQLPDSDDEGEVRLKFKAFMAEDVKNPVFKVGMVFPSVEVLRKAITEYSLKARVDIKIPRNEQKRLRAHCVEGCPWNLYASFDSRSKSMMVKTYLGEHKCQKEWVLKRCTAKWLSEKYIETFRANDKMTLGGFAKLVQLEWNLTPSRSKLARARRLAFKAIYGDEIQQYN
- the LOC9268689 gene encoding pathogenesis-related protein PRB1-2; its protein translation is MASKAFALVLLAAATLAMAASTAAAQSSPQDFVDAHNDARRGEGVGLPDVVWNTTLQAFAESYVAVLAATCSLDHSNSVQLGYGENLYMGGAGSASTAADAVGLWMEEKADYVYSSNTCTRGALLDCGHYTQVVWRSTTSIGCARAACSNGGGVIISCNYFPPGNFPDQRPY